The window ACGACCCACTGGCGGTCGCCATCGGAGAAGCCGAGGTCGGCTTGAGCGGAGGGGAGCGCGATGTTCACGACGGTCGCGTCGAGGACCACCATGAGCTGCGCGAGACCGACGGTGATGAGCGTCAGCCAGCGGCGGGAGGGCGCCGCCGTGTTCGTGAGGGAAGACATGTCGGTCAGCATATACGGAACTGTCAAGTTCCGGATATGAAGAGTTCCTGAACGATCGATCACCGTTAGTATGGGAGCACCCCCGACGAAAGGACGAGACTGCGATGACGCCGCTCGATCTCATCGACGACGCCGAGGTCGTCCCCCCGAAACTCGGCCGAAAGCGCGATCACAGTCGCGACCCCGAGATCCTCGACGCGGCGCTCGAGGTGCTCGCCGAAGAGGGCTACGACGGAATGACCATCGATATGGTGGCCGCCCGCGCGCGTGCGGGAAAGGCGACGCTCTACCGGCGGTGGCCGTCCAAGGCGGAGCTCGTGCTCGACGCCGTGGCGTGCATGAAGAAGGCCGACCTCGAACTCGAGGCGCTCCCCGATACGGGGACGCTGCGCGGTGACCTGATCGCCATGATCAAGGCTCCATCGCTGCGCGACGCGGCCAAGAAGCTGCAGATCATGGCGGGTGTGGTGTCGATGTTGTCGCGGGCACCCGAACTCGCGGAGGCCGCACGCGAGGCGATCGTCGAGCCCCGGGTCGCGGCCAACCGGTTCTTGATGAACCGCGCCGTCGAGCGGGGCGAGATCTCACGCGAGCACGACATCGACACCGTCGCGCTCGTGAGCCCGTCGATGGTGGCTTACCGCGTGCTGATGACGGGTGAGCCGGTCACACGCGAGTTCTTGATCTCGCTGATCGACGGGGTCGTGCTTCCGGCCCTCGGAGTCTCCGCAACGACGGAGTAGGCGTGAGGGCCGAGACCGACCGGCCGGACAGCTTGCGCTGCCCGGCCGGAGAAGTCTCAGAGGGGGCGAATGTTCGCAGCCTGCATACCCTTGGGTCCGCGCTCAGCGTCGAACTCCACCTTCTGGTTCTCCTGGAGCTCCTTGAAGCCGCTGCCGGCGATCGCGCTGAAGTGCGCGAACAGGTCGGCGGAGCCGTCATCGGGAGCGATGAAGCCGAAGCCCTTTTCGGAGTTGAACCATTTCACGGTGCCAGTGGCCATCGTGTTCTTCCTTTTTCTTTTCGGGCCGCAATCAGCGACCGTGTGTGCCGCTCCGACGTGTGCGGAGCGGACGGATGAGGCGCAACGAACGCGACCGGCGCGGGCTGACCCGGCGGGTGGCGATCGTTTCGCGAGCTTCTTCGACCGTGGTCTGCGCCAGTGCGGCAGAGGCGTGTCGGCCGAGGTCTTCTCCGACGGAGCCGTGCGCGTCGTAACCGTCGATGACGGTGGCGACGAAACCGGCGTACTCACCGGCATCGGTGGCGACGAGGATGTCTGCCCCGGCCTGGCGCCAGTGAACGGATGAAGCGGAGGAGAGGGGTGTGAAGGGAGGTACGGTGACGAGCGTCAAAACAAGCTTTCAGCAGGGCGGAGGAGGCAACACGGTGGTGCTCTCACTACGCAAAATCTAGGGGTTATATGAGCCGTCTCAGACGGGGAAGAACGTCGGGGTTGCTGTTCTCTACATTGAGGCAGAGGGTTTCGACGCGGGGTCCCGGATCGGGACACGAACAACGCTACCACGCCCTTTGACCGCACGGCTAGGGTCGGTCTCCGATCGCTCCCTCGCGGTCGGTCGCGACGATGGTGCGAGCGACCCGCTCTCCGGAGGCGAGGGCGCCCTGGATCGATGCGGTATCGCGATGGTCTCCCGTCACGAAGATCGACTCCGCCACGCGCGCGCGTCTCGTCGCGCGCAACGGCGCGGACTGCGCGGGGAGTGCGTCGGGGATGTCGTCGCGTCGCAGCAGGTGCCACGACTCCGCGCCGGTCTGCCAGATCTCGCCGAGTTGGCGGCGCACATCGGATTCGGTCGCCGCGTCGACGCGTTCGGGGCGCAGCAGGCATGTCGCCTGCACGAGGTGGCGTCCGCGGGGTGCGTACGACGGAACGGAGTTCGACATCACCGCCGTGTTCACGATCGGGCCGCGTCCGCGGGCGTCGACGCTGATCATGGCGGATGCCGCGGGGGCGCTGTCGGTGGCGAACCACCACGTCTGGAGGCCTCGCGTCGCCGGGCGGGGAAGGTCGACGAGGTCGGCGACCACGTCGGGTCCGACCGCCACGACGACGGCCGCAGCAGAGAGTGCCTCACCGCCGTCGACGTCGACCTCGGCACCCCTGGATGTCGACCGGAGACGCGAGACCCGCCGGTCGAGTCTGATGCCCACTCCCTCGGCGGTCGCGGTGAGCGCGAGCTGGGCGGGGAGCGCGCCGATTCCCCGTTCCGGGAGCCCGGGGCGTCCCAGTGCGAACATGCGCATGAGCAGACGGACGAACGCGTCGGAGGTGCGCTGCGAATCGTCGGCCAGCACCCCGGCGAGGAAGGGCGCGAGCACCTCGGTACGGAGCGTGCCGAAGAGCCCTGCTCGATCCCACCCCGCGCGGAGCGTTCGATCGGGGGCGGCCATCATCGTGCGAGGGCCCACGAGGGCGGGGGCCATCCAGCGGGCGAGGGCGACAGCATCCGCCCCGCTGATCAGACCGCTTCGCAGAGTGTCCGCAATGCGCGAGGGATGCCGCAGCGGGTGGGCGATCTCGGCGACGGTGCGCTCGCGGCGCACGCGCACCCCGACGGGAAAGCGCTGCAGGCGGAGGGCGGCGATGTCGACCCCGCGCTGCATCGCCGGATAGGCGGGGTTCAGAACGTGGAACCCCCGGTCGAGAAGGAAGCCGTCCATCTCGTCGGTGCGCTGGCGCCCGCCCACCGCCTTGGCGGCCTCGAGCACGACCACGTCGCGCCCGGCTCGGGCGAGGTCGGTCGCGCAGCGCAGACCGGCGAGGCCCGCGCCGATGACGATCACGTCGTGCGTCTGCATGCCGCGAGCCTAAGCGGCCCCTTCCGTTCGCGCCGAGGGCTTGCCGGTCGGCCCGGAAGGCGTCACCAGCCGCCGCGCGTCGGGGTGTGGCCCTCTCTCGCGTCGTCGGGCATGGCCATCTCGGCGCGGACGCCGAGCAGACGCACCGGGCGATCGGGGTCGATCTTCGCCACGAGCGCCATCGCCTCGGCGATCACGGCTCCGCGGTCGATCGTCGTCGATACGCGGCGCGTGAAGGTCTTCGTCACGAAGGGCGCGTAACGCACCTTCAGGCCCAGACCGACGACCGGGCGTTTCTCGGCGGCGACGTCGTCGAGCACCTGGTCGAGCATGGTGCGCACCGCTTGCTCGATGTCGGCACGGTCGACGAGGTCGATCTGGAATGTCGTCTCGCGACTGTGGCCTCGGGCCACCCAGGGGGTGTCGTCGACCGTGGTCGCGCCCTCGCCGCGACCCAGCTGCCGGTACCAGAGCCCCATCTTCGGTCCGAACTCGGCGGTGAGCAGGTTCGTATCGGCATCGGCGAGCTGCGAGACGGTGAGGATGCCGTGGGCGGAGAGTCTGCGCGAGATCTTCGAGCCGACGCCCCACAGATCCTTCGTCGGAAGGTCGCCCATCACCGACGTCCAGTTCTCGGCCGTGAGCCGGAAGACGCCCCGCGGCTTTCCGAAGTCGGTCGCGATCTTCGCTCGGACGAGGGTGTCGCCGATCCCGACGCTGCAGTGCAGGAGGGTGCGTTCGAGGACGGCGGCCTGGATCGCTCGTGCGTAACCCTCCGGATCGGCGGTCTCGACCCCGATGAACGCTTCGTCCCACCCCAGCACCTGCACGGTGGCACCCGGTTGCGCGCGCAGGGTCGCCATGACCTCCTCCGACGCGGCGGTGTAGGCGGGCGCGTCGACGGGGAGGAGGACGGCCTCCGGCGCCTTGCGCGCGGCGATCCGCAGGGGCATCCCCGAACCGACGCCGAACGCACGTGCCTCGTACGACGCCGTCGAGACGACGGCGCGTTCGGTCGGATCTCCTCGACCACCCACGATCACGGGCCTACCGGCAAGCTCCGGCCGCCGCAGCACCTCGACGGCGGCGATGAACTGGTCGAGGTCGACGTGCAGCACCCACGGCAGGGCGTCTTCGCTCATGAGGCCAGTGTGCTCCGCTCCGCCCACATCCGCATGCCGGAGACGACGAGAGCCGCGACCCCGACAGGGATCGCGGCTCTCGACGGAGCTCGGGTTACGCCGAGGCCTCGGCGCGCTTGGGCAGCACCCAGCCGGGCCGCACGAAGTGGCACGTGTAGCCGTGCGGGATGCGGATGAGGTAGTCCTGGTGCTCGGGCTCGGCCTCCCAGAACGGTCCGGCGGGCTCGATCGTGGTGACGGCCCTGTTCGGCCAGAGTCCGGAGGCGTCGACGTCGGCGATGGTGTCGCGTGCGACCTGCTCCTGCTCGGGGGAGAGCGGGAAGATCGCCGAGCGGTAGCTCGTGCCGACGTCGTTGCCCTGGCGGTTCAGGGTCGACGGGTCGTGGATCTGGAAGAAGAACGCCAGGATGTCGCGGTACGTGGTCTTCGTGGGGTCGAAGACGATCTCGACCGCCTCGGCATGGCCGTCGTGGTGGCGATACGTGGCGTGGTCGTTCGAGCCGCCGGTGTATCCGACGCGCGTGTCGAGCACCCCGGGCTGGCGGCGGATCAGATCCTCCACGCCCCAGAAGCATCCGCCGGCGAGGACCGCCGTCTCGGTGCCGGGGGTGCGGGTGATGGCTCCGGTATCGGTGGGTCCGCTGGTCATGATGCGATCTCCTTGTCGGTGAACAGTGTCAGGTAGGCGCCGTAGCCCTGCGCCTCGAGTTCGGCGACGGGCACGAACCGCAGTGCGGCCGAGTTCATGCAGTAGCGCAATCCTCCCGCATCACGCGGCCCGTCGTCGAAGAGGTGTCCGAGGTGGCTGTCGGCACCGGCCGATCGCACCTCGGTGCGCTTCATCCAGAGCGTGCGGTCGATCTTCTCGGTCACGACGGAGGGGTCGATGGGCCGGGTGAAGCTCGGCCATCCCGATCCGCTCTCGAACTTGTCGGTCGACGAGAAGAGCGGTTGGCCGGAGACGACATCGACGTAGATGCCGGCCTCGTGGTTGTCCCAGTACCGGTTGCGGAACGCCGGCTCGGTGGCGTCCTCCTGCGTGACGCGGTACTCGTTCGGGGTGAGGCGGCTCAGCGCCTCGGGAGTCTTTCGGTAGTCGGTGCTCACGGTTTCCTCCTCGGATCGCGCCGCTGGCTGCGGCGTCACTGAAGAGAACGGAGGCGACCGCGTTTTTGGTCCCTCGAACCTGGGAGCGGCGTGTGAGTTCGCATGGCGCGGCGCAAGATGGAGGCATGGGCGACTCGGGAACGCGGCCGGCGGGCAGCATCCATCTGATCGGTGGCGGACGCGACGCGGTGCGTCTCGCGCCGCTGTATGCGGCGTTCGTCGAAGAAGCGGCGGAGAGGAAGACGGATGCCGGGGCACGGCCGCGCGTTCATCTGCTGCTGGTCCGCGAACCCGGCGACGAGGAGATCACCGACCGCTTCGCGTCGCCGCTGCGATCCGCCGGAGCCGACGTCGTCGTCCGGGTGGTGGACGAGGGCGAGGCCTTCGCCGCGGACGCCCTCGACGGCGCGGACGGGATCGCCGTCGGCGGGGGACTGACCCCGGCCTATCGCGACGCCTGCGCGGCGCTCGCCGCATCCGTCCGCTCCCTCGTCGAGAGCGGCGTGCCGTATCTCGGGTTCTCGGCGGGTTCGGCGATCGCCGCCGGCCGTGCGCTGCTGGGCGGTTACCGACTCGATGGCGTCGAGGTCGGCGACGAGGGCGCATCGGAGGAGCTCGACGAGCTCACCGTGGCAGAAGGGATCGGGCTCGTGCCGTTCGCGATCGACGTGCACGCCGCGCAGTGGGGCACGCTCTCGCGGCTCGTCGCCGCCGTCGATGCCGACCTCGTGCCGGAGGGGTACGCGATCGACGAGCACACCGCCCTCGTCGTGCGCGGTGAGCAGGTCGAGGTCGCCGGTTCGGGCGCCGCCTGGCACGTGACGCGGGGCGTCACCGTGCGCCGGGTGCGTCCTCGCTCAGCGCGATGACGAGCTTCTGCGTCGAGGTGCCCGTGCGGAGCAGGTCGACAGCCGCCTGCAGATCGTCGAGTGAGTGGCCGACGATCCGTGCCGGGGGGAAGGCGACGTGCCGCCGATCGGCGAGCGCCGCGGGCAGGTAGTCGGTCCACAGCATCCGGCCCACCTCGTTGTCCATCAGACTGCTTCCCCAGACGAATCGGGCGCGCACGCCGCGGAGAGCGCATGTCGTCTGAAGGACGGCGTTGCGGATGACGAGGCGCCCGAGCAGACGCGCCCGTGCG is drawn from Microbacterium hatanonis and contains these coding sequences:
- a CDS encoding TetR/AcrR family transcriptional regulator, whose amino-acid sequence is MTPLDLIDDAEVVPPKLGRKRDHSRDPEILDAALEVLAEEGYDGMTIDMVAARARAGKATLYRRWPSKAELVLDAVACMKKADLELEALPDTGTLRGDLIAMIKAPSLRDAAKKLQIMAGVVSMLSRAPELAEAAREAIVEPRVAANRFLMNRAVERGEISREHDIDTVALVSPSMVAYRVLMTGEPVTREFLISLIDGVVLPALGVSATTE
- a CDS encoding cold-shock protein; the encoded protein is MATGTVKWFNSEKGFGFIAPDDGSADLFAHFSAIAGSGFKELQENQKVEFDAERGPKGMQAANIRPL
- a CDS encoding FAD-dependent oxidoreductase, with the translated sequence MQTHDVIVIGAGLAGLRCATDLARAGRDVVVLEAAKAVGGRQRTDEMDGFLLDRGFHVLNPAYPAMQRGVDIAALRLQRFPVGVRVRRERTVAEIAHPLRHPSRIADTLRSGLISGADAVALARWMAPALVGPRTMMAAPDRTLRAGWDRAGLFGTLRTEVLAPFLAGVLADDSQRTSDAFVRLLMRMFALGRPGLPERGIGALPAQLALTATAEGVGIRLDRRVSRLRSTSRGAEVDVDGGEALSAAAVVVAVGPDVVADLVDLPRPATRGLQTWWFATDSAPAASAMISVDARGRGPIVNTAVMSNSVPSYAPRGRHLVQATCLLRPERVDAATESDVRRQLGEIWQTGAESWHLLRRDDIPDALPAQSAPLRATRRARVAESIFVTGDHRDTASIQGALASGERVARTIVATDREGAIGDRP
- a CDS encoding DNA polymerase IV, with the translated sequence MSEDALPWVLHVDLDQFIAAVEVLRRPELAGRPVIVGGRGDPTERAVVSTASYEARAFGVGSGMPLRIAARKAPEAVLLPVDAPAYTAASEEVMATLRAQPGATVQVLGWDEAFIGVETADPEGYARAIQAAVLERTLLHCSVGIGDTLVRAKIATDFGKPRGVFRLTAENWTSVMGDLPTKDLWGVGSKISRRLSAHGILTVSQLADADTNLLTAEFGPKMGLWYRQLGRGEGATTVDDTPWVARGHSRETTFQIDLVDRADIEQAVRTMLDQVLDDVAAEKRPVVGLGLKVRYAPFVTKTFTRRVSTTIDRGAVIAEAMALVAKIDPDRPVRLLGVRAEMAMPDDAREGHTPTRGGW
- the msrA gene encoding peptide-methionine (S)-S-oxide reductase MsrA, whose product is MTSGPTDTGAITRTPGTETAVLAGGCFWGVEDLIRRQPGVLDTRVGYTGGSNDHATYRHHDGHAEAVEIVFDPTKTTYRDILAFFFQIHDPSTLNRQGNDVGTSYRSAIFPLSPEQEQVARDTIADVDASGLWPNRAVTTIEPAGPFWEAEPEHQDYLIRIPHGYTCHFVRPGWVLPKRAEASA
- the msrB gene encoding peptide-methionine (R)-S-oxide reductase MsrB; this encodes MSTDYRKTPEALSRLTPNEYRVTQEDATEPAFRNRYWDNHEAGIYVDVVSGQPLFSSTDKFESGSGWPSFTRPIDPSVVTEKIDRTLWMKRTEVRSAGADSHLGHLFDDGPRDAGGLRYCMNSAALRFVPVAELEAQGYGAYLTLFTDKEIAS
- a CDS encoding Type 1 glutamine amidotransferase-like domain-containing protein, with amino-acid sequence MGDSGTRPAGSIHLIGGGRDAVRLAPLYAAFVEEAAERKTDAGARPRVHLLLVREPGDEEITDRFASPLRSAGADVVVRVVDEGEAFAADALDGADGIAVGGGLTPAYRDACAALAASVRSLVESGVPYLGFSAGSAIAAGRALLGGYRLDGVEVGDEGASEELDELTVAEGIGLVPFAIDVHAAQWGTLSRLVAAVDADLVPEGYAIDEHTALVVRGEQVEVAGSGAAWHVTRGVTVRRVRPRSAR